One segment of Chlorocebus sabaeus isolate Y175 chromosome 24, mChlSab1.0.hap1, whole genome shotgun sequence DNA contains the following:
- the DHRS7 gene encoding dehydrogenase/reductase SDR family member 7 isoform X2, producing MVVWVTGASSGIGEELAYQLSKLGVSLVLSARRVHELERVKRRCLENGNLKEKDILVLPLDLTDTGSHEAATEAVLQEFGRIDILVNNGGISQRSLCMDTSLDVYRKLIELNYLGTVSLTKCVLPHMIERKQGKIVTVNSILGIISAPLSTGYCASKHALRGFFNGLRTELAAYPGIIVSNICPGPVQSNIVENSLAGEVTKTIANNGDQSHKMTTSRCVRLMLISMANDLKEVWISQQPFLLVTYLWQYMPTWAWWITSKMGKKRIENFKSGVDADSSYFKIFKTKRD from the exons ATGGTGGTGTGGGTGACTGGAGCCTCAAGTGGAATTGGTGAGGAGCTGGCTTACCAGTTGTCTAAACTAGGAGTTTCTCTTGTGCTGTCAGCCAGAAGAGTGCATGAGCTGGAAAGGGTGAAAAGAAGATGTCTAG agaatggcaatttaaaagaaaaagatatacttGTTTTGCCCCTTGACCTGACCGACACTGGTTCCCATGAAGCGGCTACCGAAGCTGTTCTCCAGGAGTTTGGTAGA ATCGACATTCTGGTCAACAATGGTGGAATATCCCAGCGTTCTTTGTGCATGGATACCAGCTTGGATGTCTACAGAAAGCTAATAGAGCTTAACTACTTAGGGACGGTGTCCTTGACAAAATGTGTTCTGCCTCACATGATCGAGAGGAAGCAAGGAAAGATTGTTACTGTGAATAGCATCCTGGGTATCATATCTGCACCTCTTTCCACTGGATACTGTGCTAGCAAGCATGCTCTCCGG GGTTTTTTTAATGGCCTTCGAACAGAACTTGCTGCATACCCAGGTATAATAGTTTCTAACATTTGCCCAGGACCTGTGCAATCAAATATTGTGGAGAATTCCCTAGCTGGAGAAGTCACAAAG acTATAGCCAATAATGGAGACCAGTCCCACAAGATGACAACCAGTCGTTGTGTGCGGCTGATGTTAATCAGCATGGCCAATGATTTGAAAGAAGTTTGGATCTCACAACAACCTTTCTTGTTAGTAACATATTTGTGGCAATACATGCCAACCTGGGCCTGGTGGATAACCAGCAAGATGGGGAAGAAAAGGATTGAGAACTTTAAGAGTGGTGTG GATGCAGactcttcttattttaaaatctttaagacAAAACGTGACTGA